In Desulfovibrio sp. UCD-KL4C, a single genomic region encodes these proteins:
- a CDS encoding amidohydrolase family protein — MYYDVHTHAFHPKISEKVLSQLNSHYGVKATGTGLIEDLLVRADKAGLDKVIVHTAATDPAQVIPANNWSIGLQESDPRIIAFGTMHPDYKDPEKEFARLERNGIKGLKFHPDFQSFFMDDPKFYQILEMIEGRFIAMFHIGDKLPPEQNPSCPIKLKKILQNFPKLTAIAAHMGGLYHWKWVVEYLAGSDVYMDTSSALPFMDRNLLDEIMKKHPREKILFGSDYPLYDPGESMKELQHKLKLTDSELEVHLSSADNLLN; from the coding sequence ATGTATTACGATGTTCACACTCACGCCTTTCATCCTAAAATATCTGAAAAAGTTCTATCACAGTTAAATAGCCATTATGGTGTCAAAGCTACTGGTACAGGATTAATTGAAGACCTGCTTGTGCGAGCTGATAAAGCAGGACTGGATAAAGTCATCGTTCATACCGCTGCAACAGACCCCGCACAGGTCATCCCTGCAAACAATTGGTCTATCGGCCTGCAAGAAAGTGATCCGCGTATTATAGCATTCGGAACAATGCATCCTGATTACAAAGATCCTGAAAAAGAATTTGCACGCCTTGAGCGCAATGGAATAAAAGGACTTAAATTTCATCCTGATTTTCAATCATTTTTTATGGATGACCCAAAATTCTATCAAATACTTGAAATGATCGAAGGCAGATTTATCGCGATGTTCCACATCGGTGATAAACTTCCACCTGAGCAAAATCCGTCATGTCCTATTAAGCTTAAGAAAATTCTACAGAATTTCCCAAAACTCACAGCCATAGCAGCCCACATGGGCGGATTATATCACTGGAAATGGGTGGTGGAATATTTAGCAGGAAGCGATGTATACATGGACACCTCAAGCGCACTCCCGTTCATGGACAGAAACCTGCTTGATGAAATTATGAAAAAACATCCGCGCGAAAAAATACTCTTCGGCAGCGACTATCCGCTTTATGATCCTGGTGAATCCATGAAAGAACTACAGCATAAACTTAAGCTGACAGACAGTGAGCTTGAAGTTCACCTAAGCTCCGCTGATAATTTGTTGAACTGA
- a CDS encoding DUF2867 domain-containing protein produces the protein MQSEISWPEVTALFNQAHHASVATVDADGYPRITPIGSIIFSGEGRGYYFEKFPKSMRSNLDRDPRMTIMGVAPSFAFWLGVLWRGKFKSQPAIRLVCEAGARRKATPEELEAWLSKVRPFRHLKGHSLLWKEMSMLREFKVIRVESVELGKMNVNHNSLENLSSIPVLHELINGADYVDSKSFVSKCSMNDFLVRMLTYQPAWLGLLYRVRGVVAKIMGLKHDVASHKNAKTEDFDFEAGGKVDFFTSVDYKSDQYWIGKASDKHLCGYIGVVSEHLKSGNIRYHMFTVVNFCHWTGPLYFNLIRPFHHIVMHCMGKYAVKG, from the coding sequence ATGCAGTCTGAAATATCTTGGCCTGAAGTAACCGCTTTATTTAATCAGGCTCACCATGCCTCAGTTGCGACAGTTGATGCTGATGGATATCCAAGAATTACTCCGATCGGATCAATTATTTTCAGCGGAGAAGGGCGTGGATATTACTTTGAAAAATTTCCTAAAAGTATGAGGTCTAATTTAGATCGTGATCCGCGAATGACTATCATGGGAGTGGCTCCTAGTTTTGCTTTTTGGCTTGGAGTTTTGTGGCGTGGGAAGTTTAAAAGTCAGCCTGCTATTCGCCTTGTATGTGAGGCTGGTGCTAGGCGTAAGGCTACACCTGAGGAATTAGAAGCATGGCTTAGCAAAGTTCGTCCGTTTCGCCATTTAAAAGGGCATAGTTTGTTGTGGAAAGAGATGAGTATGTTGCGCGAATTTAAAGTGATTCGTGTTGAATCTGTTGAATTAGGGAAGATGAACGTAAATCATAACTCTCTGGAGAATTTAAGCTCTATCCCTGTGCTGCATGAACTTATTAATGGTGCTGACTATGTTGATTCAAAGTCATTTGTTAGTAAATGTTCCATGAATGATTTTTTGGTGCGAATGTTAACATACCAACCAGCATGGTTAGGTTTGCTTTATAGAGTAAGGGGAGTGGTCGCAAAAATAATGGGTCTTAAGCATGACGTAGCTAGTCATAAAAATGCTAAAACAGAGGATTTTGATTTTGAAGCCGGAGGTAAAGTAGATTTCTTCACCTCCGTAGATTATAAATCTGATCAATATTGGATAGGTAAAGCAAGTGATAAGCATTTATGTGGATATATAGGAGTTGTCTCAGAACATCTTAAATCTGGTAATATTCGCTACCATATGTTTACAGTAGTAAACTTCTGTCATTGGACAGGACCGCTATATTTTAATTTAATTCGTCCATTCCATCATATTGTCATGCACTGCATGGGTAAATATGCGGTGAAGGGTTGA
- a CDS encoding TetR/AcrR family transcriptional regulator, which produces MSKVEGKKKVRRSAVDLLDAGLNLLAEHSIQQLTIDALCKQLCVTKGSFYHHFKGREDYLERMLEHWVNEWTIKSMNSASLAGESAAQRFDAIVEKSHDLPLGPETSIRSWALTDSTAQRYLEKVDLIRMDYLYEIFKEISGSHNRALTLSQISYSLFIGTRMIVPEIEDERHKAIIKLMKSEVYGMSEK; this is translated from the coding sequence TTGTCTAAAGTTGAAGGGAAGAAAAAAGTGCGGCGTAGCGCAGTTGATTTGCTTGATGCAGGGCTTAATTTACTCGCAGAGCATAGCATTCAACAGCTGACTATTGATGCTTTATGCAAGCAATTGTGTGTTACGAAAGGGTCGTTTTATCATCATTTTAAAGGTCGTGAAGATTATCTTGAACGCATGCTTGAACATTGGGTGAATGAATGGACAATTAAAAGTATGAATTCTGCTTCTCTTGCTGGAGAAAGTGCTGCACAGCGGTTTGATGCTATTGTAGAGAAATCTCACGACCTTCCACTCGGACCTGAAACAAGTATAAGGTCTTGGGCTCTGACTGATTCAACTGCCCAGCGTTATCTCGAAAAAGTTGATTTAATTCGTATGGATTACTTGTATGAGATATTCAAAGAAATATCTGGTAGTCATAATCGTGCTCTGACTTTATCGCAGATAAGTTATTCGCTTTTTATTGGTACAAGAATGATTGTACCGGAGATTGAAGATGAGCGACATAAGGCAATAATTAAATTGATGAAAAGTGAAGTATATGGAATGTCGGAGAAATAA
- a CDS encoding cytochrome c3 family protein: MKSNFFYVGVAAVFAILVIIYATTTNHLSEEIASIATDKVVVTNPTLTVSFPINFQFKRPAKLNKTRFSQVKFSHFAHQDVACVKCHHTWDGRSPIKSCATEGCHSELRAKGKTESYFRAFHTLHSDRSCRGCHSAMNKAGKKELRLAPCANNGCHVVVPRTKSLK; this comes from the coding sequence ATGAAGAGTAATTTTTTTTATGTGGGAGTGGCAGCTGTTTTTGCCATTCTGGTTATTATCTATGCTACAACGACTAATCACCTTAGTGAAGAGATCGCCAGCATTGCTACTGATAAAGTTGTCGTCACTAACCCTACATTGACTGTCAGCTTTCCAATTAATTTTCAGTTCAAACGCCCTGCAAAATTGAACAAGACCAGATTTTCACAGGTTAAATTCTCTCACTTTGCACATCAGGATGTTGCCTGCGTAAAGTGTCATCACACTTGGGACGGCAGAAGCCCTATAAAGAGCTGTGCTACTGAAGGTTGTCATAGTGAGCTGAGAGCTAAAGGTAAAACAGAATCTTATTTCAGAGCTTTCCATACTTTACATAGCGATCGCAGTTGCCGTGGTTGCCATTCAGCAATGAATAAGGCTGGTAAAAAAGAATTGAGACTTGCTCCATGTGCTAACAATGGTTGTCATGTTGTGGTGCCAAGGACTAAATCTTTAAAGTAA
- a CDS encoding ABC transporter ATP-binding protein translates to MNEQDLTRPESQKATGFADAPPLISLKGITKRFGKVVANNNISLDLYPGRIKALLGENGAGKSTLMSMLAGRFKPDEGYIEVDGIPADFNSSKDAIKAGIGMVYQHFMLVETMTVAENVLLGQEGSFFINRREMNARVRKLASDYELEIDPAARISDLSMGEKQRVEILKLLYRESRVLIFDEPTAVLTPREAFRLFEALWAMTRLGKSVVFISHKLEEVLAIADEVAILRRGKIDAEVPRDKILSKADLACRMVGKEVLLEVDKEEVEIGEKVLEVKSMTGMGLRGINLDVYKGEIVAIVGVAGNGQQELVEGVSGLRKPPKDTIFIMDKPWREFFEEMTWNHSMSYIPEDRLDLATARNLDLVDNLLLTTRQGFTKGSILKRDKAAAVAAELVKDYDVRPGRLQALAWQLSGGNLQKMVLARELYRQPHLIVAEQPTQGLDISATEEVWNKLLEARKMAGILLVTGDLGEAVQLADRIVVMYCGQIMDEFHVSDTDKLDNIGLLMAGVRE, encoded by the coding sequence ATGAATGAACAAGATTTAACCCGTCCTGAATCGCAGAAAGCAACAGGGTTTGCCGATGCTCCTCCTTTAATCTCTTTGAAAGGGATAACCAAACGATTCGGTAAAGTTGTAGCAAATAATAATATTTCTCTTGATCTATATCCGGGGCGCATCAAGGCTTTGCTTGGTGAAAACGGAGCCGGAAAAAGTACTTTGATGAGCATGCTTGCCGGACGCTTTAAACCTGACGAAGGATATATTGAAGTGGACGGTATTCCAGCTGATTTTAATTCATCAAAAGATGCAATTAAAGCTGGGATTGGTATGGTCTATCAGCATTTTATGCTGGTTGAGACCATGACTGTTGCGGAAAATGTTCTACTTGGTCAGGAAGGTTCTTTTTTTATTAATCGCCGCGAAATGAATGCTAGGGTCCGTAAGCTGGCTTCAGATTATGAACTTGAAATTGATCCGGCTGCACGTATTTCTGACCTTTCCATGGGAGAAAAACAGCGTGTTGAAATTTTAAAGCTGCTTTATCGTGAAAGTCGCGTTCTTATTTTTGATGAGCCTACTGCCGTACTTACTCCTCGTGAAGCATTTCGTCTTTTTGAAGCCTTATGGGCTATGACCAGACTTGGTAAATCTGTTGTTTTTATAAGCCATAAACTAGAAGAAGTGCTGGCAATTGCTGATGAAGTTGCTATTTTACGTCGCGGTAAAATTGACGCGGAAGTCCCCAGAGATAAAATTTTATCAAAAGCTGATCTAGCTTGCCGGATGGTAGGTAAAGAAGTTTTACTTGAAGTAGATAAAGAAGAAGTGGAAATTGGGGAAAAGGTTCTTGAAGTAAAGAGCATGACTGGTATGGGGCTTCGTGGCATTAATCTGGATGTATATAAGGGCGAGATTGTTGCTATAGTAGGTGTCGCAGGGAATGGTCAGCAGGAACTGGTAGAAGGAGTCAGCGGACTCCGCAAGCCTCCAAAGGATACAATTTTTATAATGGATAAGCCTTGGCGTGAGTTTTTTGAGGAAATGACTTGGAATCATTCCATGTCTTATATTCCCGAAGACAGGCTTGATCTTGCAACAGCCAGAAATCTTGATTTAGTTGATAATCTACTTCTTACAACTCGTCAGGGGTTCACAAAAGGTTCTATTCTTAAGCGTGATAAAGCCGCTGCAGTCGCAGCTGAACTTGTTAAGGATTATGACGTGCGTCCCGGAAGACTTCAGGCTTTAGCTTGGCAGCTTTCTGGCGGTAATTTGCAAAAAATGGTCTTGGCCCGTGAGCTTTATAGGCAGCCTCACCTGATTGTAGCAGAGCAGCCGACTCAGGGGCTTGATATTTCTGCTACTGAAGAAGTTTGGAATAAACTGCTTGAAGCCCGTAAAATGGCTGGAATATTGCTTGTAACCGGAGATCTCGGCGAAGCTGTTCAGTTGGCTGATCGTATAGTGGTAATGTATTGTGGGCAGATTATGGATGAATTCCATGTATCTGATACGGATAAGCTTGATAATATAGGCTTGCTAATGGCTGGTGTCAGAGAATAA
- a CDS encoding ABC transporter permease — MLESFIVPLLAATVQSGTPILYATLGEILTEKGGVLNLGVEGMMSMAAFVAFVASYSTGNPWLGFVCGGLAGVVMAMLHGFVCITCLGNQVVSGLALTILGTGLCHFLGTPYIGMSGSGFEKFIFPFLSSIPYIGDIFFKQDALVYVSYLIPFLFMFFINRTSLGLAITAVGENPAAAAAAGLKAVKLRWLALLGGGFLIGLGGAYLSLAYTHLWANGLSGGRGWIAVALVIFAFWRPGRAVFGAYLFGGVMAFQFRLQAIGTNIPSSLLLMLPYALTILVLIFSAVRGRGGSAPAHLGVNIEPEG; from the coding sequence ATGCTGGAAAGTTTTATTGTTCCGCTGCTGGCTGCGACAGTTCAGTCCGGTACTCCTATTTTGTACGCAACTCTGGGTGAAATCCTCACCGAGAAGGGCGGCGTGCTAAATCTTGGGGTTGAAGGGATGATGAGTATGGCTGCGTTTGTTGCATTCGTCGCCAGTTATTCAACCGGAAATCCTTGGCTTGGATTTGTATGCGGCGGTCTTGCCGGAGTAGTAATGGCAATGCTACATGGTTTTGTTTGTATCACCTGTCTTGGGAATCAAGTCGTTTCCGGTCTTGCTTTAACCATACTAGGTACAGGGCTTTGTCATTTTCTCGGTACACCTTATATCGGGATGTCCGGATCAGGATTCGAGAAATTTATTTTTCCGTTTCTTTCTTCGATTCCGTATATCGGGGATATCTTTTTTAAGCAGGATGCTCTAGTATATGTATCTTATTTAATCCCATTTTTGTTTATGTTTTTTATTAATAGAACAAGTCTGGGGCTGGCTATAACAGCTGTAGGAGAAAATCCTGCGGCAGCTGCGGCTGCCGGACTTAAGGCCGTAAAACTGCGCTGGCTTGCACTCCTAGGCGGCGGATTTTTAATTGGTCTTGGCGGAGCGTATCTTTCACTCGCATATACGCATCTTTGGGCTAACGGACTTTCGGGGGGACGTGGCTGGATTGCGGTTGCATTGGTTATTTTTGCATTCTGGAGACCGGGTAGAGCTGTTTTCGGGGCATATCTTTTCGGAGGAGTAATGGCTTTTCAGTTTAGACTTCAAGCCATCGGTACCAATATTCCTTCTTCCCTTCTGTTGATGCTGCCGTATGCGCTTACCATTTTAGTGTTGATTTTTTCTGCTGTTCGAGGACGCGGAGGAAGTGCTCCGGCCCATCTCGGAGTTAACATAGAGCCTGAAGGATAG
- a CDS encoding ABC transporter permease, whose product MLGYRLQKRDEPWSWGAPFIVVGALVLSLGVSALLLELQGKSAVEGLLVLWQGSFGASWALEDALLKSIPIFLCALGVATAFRMQVWNIGAEGQFALGAIGATWAALTFPNLPSYLLMPLMFLMAAVCGGLWAFIPAILRLRLKVNEIISTLMLNYIAILLLEYLVFGVWKDPKSFGFPVTPEFTSNAIVGQIGDTRLHWGFVVCIVAGVGMWAFMRFTRLGFEIKIAGEGERVSMYSRLPYGKLTILAMAVSGGLAGWAGCIETSAVVNRLQPSIMVGYGYTAIVVAWLARLEPLYIAVSAYLLAALRVGVENLQLELQVPAAFGSIMEGLILMSVLAGQMLVTYKITRKK is encoded by the coding sequence ATGTTGGGTTATCGGTTACAAAAGCGCGATGAACCCTGGAGCTGGGGCGCCCCGTTTATTGTCGTGGGCGCTCTGGTTCTTTCTCTAGGGGTAAGTGCTCTCCTGCTGGAATTGCAGGGTAAATCAGCTGTGGAAGGACTTCTCGTGCTTTGGCAGGGGTCTTTTGGTGCGTCTTGGGCTTTGGAAGATGCTCTCTTAAAATCTATTCCAATTTTTCTTTGCGCACTTGGTGTTGCAACTGCTTTCAGAATGCAAGTCTGGAATATCGGAGCAGAGGGACAATTCGCGTTGGGTGCCATCGGTGCAACATGGGCGGCTCTGACATTTCCTAATCTCCCAAGTTATCTGCTTATGCCTTTAATGTTTTTAATGGCTGCAGTTTGTGGTGGCTTATGGGCCTTTATCCCCGCAATCTTGCGTCTCAGATTAAAGGTTAATGAAATTATTTCAACATTGATGCTTAACTATATCGCCATACTTCTTTTGGAATATCTTGTCTTTGGAGTATGGAAAGATCCTAAAAGTTTTGGTTTTCCTGTTACCCCTGAATTTACTTCAAACGCTATTGTCGGGCAGATCGGTGACACCCGCCTACATTGGGGATTCGTCGTGTGTATTGTCGCCGGTGTCGGCATGTGGGCTTTCATGCGTTTTACCCGATTAGGTTTTGAAATAAAGATAGCAGGGGAAGGGGAGCGTGTTTCAATGTATTCACGTCTTCCGTACGGTAAACTTACTATTCTTGCTATGGCTGTTTCCGGTGGATTGGCCGGATGGGCAGGCTGTATTGAAACTTCTGCTGTAGTCAACAGGCTTCAGCCTAGTATTATGGTTGGGTACGGTTATACTGCAATTGTTGTTGCATGGCTTGCCAGACTGGAGCCTCTCTATATTGCTGTTTCTGCATATCTTCTTGCCGCGCTTAGAGTCGGAGTAGAAAATTTGCAGCTTGAACTTCAGGTGCCTGCCGCGTTCGGTTCGATTATGGAAGGACTAATTCTCATGTCTGTGCTCGCAGGGCAAATGCTTGTTACATATAAGATAACACGAAAGAAATAG
- a CDS encoding BMP family ABC transporter substrate-binding protein, whose product MRKLMIMVIVAAMSVMMATVAFADAKKKVKVGFVYISPVADAGYSYAQDQGRIAIDKLPYVETSFVESVPEGTDAERVVLNFARKGYDVIFGTSFGYMDPMVKVSKKFPKVAFMHCSGFKTTPNMSNYFGRMYQARYLTGVVAGMMTKSNIIGYVAAFPIPEVIRGINAFTLGARSVNPKATVRVVWTKSWYDPALEKDAAISILDMGADIITQHQDSPGPQEAAQERGKYSIGYNSDMAKLAPKSHLTAAIWNWTPLFTQVVEQVRDGKWKGGESLWWGIDKGVVGISPFSSLVPKNVQDKVNAVKAEIIAKKLKVFTGPIKDQSGKVVVPAGQSIDDSKLLGMTWFVEGIVGNTE is encoded by the coding sequence ATGCGTAAGTTAATGATCATGGTCATCGTTGCAGCAATGTCTGTAATGATGGCAACTGTTGCTTTTGCTGATGCCAAGAAAAAAGTTAAAGTCGGTTTTGTTTACATTTCACCTGTTGCTGATGCTGGCTATTCATACGCCCAGGATCAGGGACGTATTGCTATTGATAAACTTCCTTATGTTGAAACTTCCTTTGTTGAGTCCGTGCCTGAAGGAACAGACGCTGAACGCGTAGTTCTTAACTTTGCCCGCAAAGGTTATGATGTAATTTTCGGAACAAGTTTCGGTTACATGGACCCTATGGTTAAAGTTTCCAAAAAATTTCCTAAAGTAGCTTTCATGCATTGTTCAGGATTCAAGACTACTCCTAATATGAGTAATTATTTTGGCCGCATGTATCAGGCTCGTTACCTGACAGGTGTAGTTGCCGGTATGATGACCAAAAGTAACATCATCGGCTACGTTGCTGCTTTTCCAATTCCTGAAGTTATTCGCGGTATTAACGCATTCACCCTTGGTGCACGTTCTGTTAATCCTAAAGCTACTGTTCGTGTCGTTTGGACTAAATCATGGTATGATCCTGCTCTTGAAAAAGACGCTGCTATCAGCATTCTTGATATGGGTGCTGACATTATTACTCAGCATCAGGATTCCCCCGGTCCTCAGGAAGCTGCACAGGAACGTGGAAAATACTCCATTGGCTATAACTCAGATATGGCTAAACTTGCTCCTAAATCTCACCTTACTGCTGCAATTTGGAACTGGACACCACTCTTCACACAAGTTGTTGAGCAGGTCCGTGACGGCAAGTGGAAAGGCGGTGAATCTTTGTGGTGGGGCATAGATAAAGGTGTAGTAGGTATCTCACCTTTCTCTTCTCTTGTTCCAAAAAATGTTCAGGACAAAGTTAATGCTGTTAAAGCTGAGATTATTGCCAAAAAACTGAAGGTTTTTACCGGTCCAATTAAAGATCAGTCTGGTAAAGTTGTTGTTCCTGCCGGACAGTCCATTGACGATTCTAAGCTTCTCGGCATGACTTGGTTTGTCGAAGGCATAGTCGGAAACACAGAGTAA
- the gpt gene encoding xanthine phosphoribosyltransferase, which yields MADNYKKTFLISWDKLHRDSRELSRRLLKLGPFKGIIAVTRGGLVPAAILARELDIRHIDTICISTYDWKIQEKKTTVLKGIEGDGEGWLLVDDLVDTGKTAKIVREMVPKAHFATLYAKPEGRPLVETFISEVSQDTWILFPWDSETQFVQPIVKSVQGE from the coding sequence ATGGCAGACAATTATAAAAAAACATTTCTTATTTCATGGGACAAGTTGCACAGAGATTCCAGAGAATTATCGAGACGACTTCTTAAGCTTGGTCCATTTAAAGGTATTATAGCTGTTACCCGTGGCGGTCTTGTTCCTGCTGCAATTTTGGCTCGCGAGTTGGACATAAGACATATCGACACAATTTGTATTTCCACCTATGATTGGAAAATACAGGAAAAGAAAACTACAGTTCTTAAAGGTATTGAGGGAGACGGTGAAGGCTGGCTCCTCGTTGACGATCTCGTTGATACTGGAAAGACAGCTAAAATTGTTAGAGAAATGGTGCCTAAGGCTCATTTTGCTACTTTATACGCAAAGCCTGAAGGACGTCCCCTTGTTGAGACATTTATATCAGAGGTTAGTCAGGATACATGGATTTTGTTTCCTTGGGACAGTGAAACTCAGTTTGTACAACCTATTGTGAAGAGTGTGCAGGGCGAATAA
- a CDS encoding S9 family peptidase encodes MTKYKLLYTFIAVTALLISLSACAKTQVEVHSKGEISGGRVDKTELIPLRDFFKNPVASAFSISPDGSKVAWKAPWKERMNIFVKDLTSEKVTRITASTARNISGYYWIGNEHIIYSQDTGGDENFHIYSAPIDGSGSIDLTPFEKTRTGLIDDLENDNDHVLITMNKRDPHFFDVFKLNVITGDLELVAENPGNIIAWMTDNIGKLRIAIASQGGKNIILYRKNIQDKFTPLKTLDFRTTFSPLFFDFDNKKIYVTTNIGRDKDAIYLYNPANDKLEHLIFEHPDVDAETLIRSKKRKVITGAGYYSDKPHYVFFDDEREEIQNDLESKLPGYSVVVTGVSKDETKMIVRTYSDRSLGAGYIYDVPSKKLDKIADVSPWFNEPKMAKTKPITFTSRDGLTLHGYISLPVGLPPVNLPLVLNPHGGPWARNYWGFNPETQFLNNRGIAVLQVNYRGSTGYGKEFWKKGFKQWGLTMQDDLTDAVKWAIDQGIADPKKVAIYGASYGGYATLAGLTFTPDLYACGIDYVGPSNLFTLMNSLPPYWEMERDRFYTMVGDPIRDKKMLTKVSPVFHVDKITAPLFVAQGANDPRVKKAESDQIVDALRKHGVSVEYMVKDNEGHGFANQENKFEFYEAMEKFLNKHLLQ; translated from the coding sequence ATGACCAAGTACAAACTATTATACACTTTCATAGCTGTAACGGCTCTGCTTATTTCTTTATCCGCTTGTGCTAAAACACAAGTAGAAGTCCACTCTAAGGGAGAAATCAGCGGTGGGCGCGTCGATAAAACTGAACTTATTCCACTGCGTGATTTCTTCAAAAACCCTGTTGCCAGCGCGTTCAGTATTTCTCCGGACGGAAGTAAAGTTGCGTGGAAAGCTCCATGGAAAGAACGCATGAATATATTCGTTAAAGACCTTACTTCAGAGAAAGTAACTCGTATAACTGCAAGTACTGCCCGTAATATATCCGGATATTACTGGATTGGAAATGAACACATTATTTACAGTCAGGATACCGGAGGAGATGAAAATTTTCACATCTATTCCGCTCCGATTGACGGAAGCGGTTCTATCGACTTGACTCCTTTTGAAAAAACTAGAACTGGCCTGATAGATGATCTTGAAAATGACAACGACCATGTTTTAATCACCATGAATAAACGAGACCCTCATTTTTTTGATGTATTCAAACTCAATGTTATTACCGGGGACCTTGAACTTGTAGCTGAAAACCCTGGGAACATTATAGCATGGATGACGGATAACATAGGCAAGCTAAGGATAGCCATAGCAAGCCAAGGTGGTAAAAACATAATTCTCTACCGTAAAAATATTCAAGATAAGTTTACCCCGCTTAAGACTCTAGATTTCCGTACAACTTTTTCACCACTCTTTTTCGATTTTGATAATAAAAAAATCTATGTCACCACAAATATCGGCCGAGATAAGGACGCTATTTATCTTTATAATCCTGCAAATGATAAACTTGAACATCTAATTTTCGAGCATCCTGATGTAGACGCCGAAACTCTTATCAGATCCAAAAAACGTAAAGTTATCACAGGCGCAGGATATTACTCTGATAAACCACACTATGTTTTCTTTGATGATGAAAGAGAAGAAATTCAAAACGATCTAGAATCCAAATTGCCCGGATATTCCGTAGTCGTTACCGGAGTAAGTAAAGATGAAACAAAAATGATTGTCAGAACATATTCTGATCGCAGCCTTGGAGCGGGATATATTTATGACGTTCCAAGTAAAAAACTTGATAAAATAGCAGACGTCAGCCCGTGGTTTAACGAACCTAAAATGGCAAAAACTAAACCTATTACGTTCACTTCGCGCGACGGACTTACTCTTCACGGATATATCAGCCTTCCCGTAGGACTACCTCCTGTGAACCTTCCTTTAGTACTTAACCCGCATGGCGGACCGTGGGCCAGAAACTATTGGGGATTTAATCCTGAAACACAATTTCTGAACAATAGAGGAATTGCCGTTTTACAGGTTAACTACCGCGGCTCAACGGGGTACGGCAAAGAATTTTGGAAAAAAGGATTCAAGCAGTGGGGACTTACAATGCAAGACGATCTGACTGACGCTGTAAAATGGGCTATAGATCAAGGCATTGCCGACCCAAAAAAAGTAGCCATATACGGAGCTTCTTACGGCGGATACGCAACACTTGCAGGTCTGACATTTACCCCGGACCTCTACGCATGCGGCATTGATTATGTCGGCCCTTCTAACCTGTTTACCTTGATGAATTCGCTGCCACCATACTGGGAAATGGAAAGAGACCGCTTCTACACTATGGTTGGTGATCCAATCCGCGATAAAAAAATGCTCACCAAAGTTTCTCCGGTTTTTCATGTAGATAAAATCACTGCACCACTTTTTGTAGCACAGGGCGCAAATGATCCTCGCGTAAAAAAGGCTGAATCAGACCAGATTGTTGATGCACTTAGAAAGCACGGAGTGTCCGTGGAATATATGGTAAAGGATAATGAAGGGCATGGTTTTGCGAATCAAGAAAACAAATTTGAATTCTATGAAGCAATGGAAAAGTTTCTGAATAAACATTTGTTGCAGTAA